A region of Desulfolithobacter dissulfuricans DNA encodes the following proteins:
- a CDS encoding type IV secretory system conjugative DNA transfer family protein, translating into MFFRRKQKEPWTHIGTGIHLDEPKKIIPLGYPDSYRKGHFWCFGTTRVGKTRVMENIIEQDIRKGYSVVAIDPKGDIDLFSKITQIADDTNRLNDLILITPIFPQYSAILDPLSSYYMPEELVAHITAGVAIGNEPYFFGVAYEVSLVVVQALLMLAEQAGVTPSFNLNDVKNHIGRAALETLKEKIDYLDHPEAEQLAKDMQKILATPPDYYSKVASSLRVALTELTSGNVGRIIGKADENRFIKRLEEGKGVILVVQLGSLLTKRAAYTAGKVIISMLQAFVGRRFSSGKNVNPPLVLHIDEAQSVLYRGIEDLFAKAGGAGVFIHGYCQSISQLFAEVGEDHANTILDNCNTKLFMRVPDAHTANYVSEHLGEQRRFSPIISLGGGLSIRESEEVRVKHTEVLNMAPRELFLTTYSGIYKGISADVADSTIRVVFPDVKDGKIVEEVT; encoded by the coding sequence ATGTTTTTTCGCAGAAAACAAAAGGAGCCCTGGACTCATATAGGAACGGGCATCCATCTGGACGAACCGAAAAAAATTATTCCACTGGGATACCCGGACAGTTACCGGAAGGGACATTTCTGGTGTTTTGGCACCACCAGGGTCGGTAAAACACGGGTCATGGAAAACATCATCGAGCAGGATATCAGAAAAGGTTACTCGGTGGTGGCCATTGATCCAAAAGGGGATATTGATCTCTTTTCAAAAATTACCCAAATCGCCGATGATACAAACAGACTGAATGATCTGATCCTGATTACCCCGATTTTTCCCCAATACAGCGCCATTCTCGATCCATTGTCCTCGTACTACATGCCCGAGGAACTGGTTGCCCATATTACCGCCGGTGTAGCCATCGGCAATGAACCATATTTTTTCGGTGTCGCCTACGAAGTCAGTCTGGTTGTGGTTCAGGCCCTCCTTATGCTGGCAGAACAGGCTGGCGTAACACCATCTTTCAATCTCAATGACGTTAAAAATCATATCGGTCGGGCTGCCTTGGAAACCCTGAAGGAAAAAATTGACTATCTCGATCATCCGGAGGCAGAGCAGTTGGCAAAAGATATGCAAAAAATTCTTGCCACTCCACCGGACTATTACTCCAAGGTGGCAAGCTCGCTCCGGGTTGCGCTCACGGAGCTGACATCCGGCAATGTTGGCCGGATCATCGGCAAGGCTGACGAAAACCGTTTCATCAAACGCCTCGAGGAAGGCAAGGGAGTGATCCTGGTGGTGCAGCTCGGGTCACTGCTTACCAAACGGGCAGCATATACCGCCGGAAAAGTAATCATTTCCATGCTTCAGGCTTTCGTGGGCCGCAGGTTTTCCAGCGGCAAGAACGTGAACCCTCCCCTAGTGCTGCATATCGACGAGGCTCAGTCCGTCCTCTATCGGGGTATCGAGGACCTGTTTGCAAAGGCCGGAGGAGCCGGGGTCTTCATACACGGGTACTGCCAGTCCATCAGCCAGTTATTCGCCGAGGTCGGAGAGGATCACGCCAACACAATTCTGGACAACTGTAACACCAAGCTGTTCATGCGGGTTCCAGACGCCCATACAGCCAACTATGTATCGGAGCATCTGGGCGAACAGCGCAGGTTCAGCCCCATTATTTCCCTGGGCGGCGGCCTGTCGATCAGGGAAAGCGAGGAAGTCAGAGTCAAGCACACCGAGGTGCTGAATATGGCACCGAGGGAGCTGTTCCTGACAACCTATTCCGGTATCTACAAAGGGATCTCCGCCGATGTTGCCGACTCCACTATCCGGGTCGTTTTTCCGGATGTCAAAGACGGCAAAATTGTTGAGGAGGTGACCTGA
- the radC gene encoding RadC family protein, which translates to MLYVQDQCGTYVPAPQEVVLAEAKRISSYRLRRGAEITTPDIAKAVIQQKLGSYQYEMFACLFLDTKHRVLAFTEMFRGSVNQATVHPREVVKEALRLNASAVILAHNHPSGDSTPSQSDIELTRKLKEILGVIDVRVLDHLVIGDDVAAFSELGLLQ; encoded by the coding sequence ATGTTGTATGTTCAGGATCAATGCGGAACCTATGTTCCTGCTCCCCAAGAGGTCGTCTTGGCCGAGGCCAAGCGCATTAGTAGTTACCGGCTGAGACGCGGGGCAGAGATTACCACTCCTGATATTGCCAAAGCTGTTATTCAGCAGAAACTTGGCAGTTATCAGTACGAGATGTTTGCTTGTTTGTTTCTGGATACCAAACACCGGGTGTTGGCTTTCACCGAGATGTTTCGAGGCTCGGTTAACCAAGCCACGGTGCATCCAAGAGAGGTGGTCAAGGAGGCGTTGCGGCTCAATGCCAGTGCCGTCATTCTGGCGCACAACCATCCCTCGGGTGATAGTACGCCCAGTCAAAGTGACATTGAACTCACCAGGAAGCTGAAAGAAATCCTCGGCGTCATTGATGTCCGGGTGCTCGATCATCTGGTGATTGGTGATGATGTTGCGGCATTCAGCGAATTAGGACTGTTACAGTAG
- a CDS encoding single-stranded DNA-binding protein, giving the protein MNKAMLIGHLGNDPEIRYTQDGIPVAIFSLATTTRWRDKDGKKQEKAEWHRIVAWRRLAEICGEYLAKGSHVYIGGAIQTRKWEDKSGNPRYVTEIIATEMEMLGSRQENTDSPPQSDPMEPPMPSVDDIPF; this is encoded by the coding sequence ATGAATAAAGCTATGTTGATCGGTCACCTCGGAAATGATCCTGAAATCCGCTATACCCAGGACGGAATTCCTGTCGCCATCTTCAGCCTTGCCACGACAACACGTTGGCGAGACAAGGATGGTAAAAAGCAGGAGAAAGCTGAATGGCACCGAATCGTGGCCTGGCGACGGTTGGCAGAAATCTGCGGTGAATATCTTGCTAAAGGCTCTCATGTTTACATTGGAGGAGCTATTCAGACCAGGAAATGGGAAGACAAGAGTGGCAATCCCCGTTATGTGACGGAAATTATTGCCACCGAGATGGAAATGCTCGGCAGCAGGCAGGAGAATACGGATTCCCCGCCCCAGAGCGATCCCATGGAGCCGCCTATGCCTAGTGTTGACGATATTCCCTTTTAA
- a CDS encoding metal-dependent hydrolase: protein MSRFGHKVSAGAIAATAFLMLSSLFSASMFAVGCLLGSLAPDWLEVAWFSKWFGRQSLVPHRTITHWPWPWIMALAALFFAPVDGPGFWLVAGFLAGGLLHLVLDLATPAGIPLGKPFGKKQSFSLYRTGGPGEIIVSVALWGLPAIILLVRIF, encoded by the coding sequence ATGTCTCGATTTGGCCATAAAGTATCCGCAGGGGCTATCGCAGCAACCGCTTTTCTCATGCTGTCATCCTTGTTCTCAGCCTCCATGTTTGCCGTTGGCTGTCTACTTGGATCGCTGGCCCCGGATTGGCTGGAGGTTGCCTGGTTCAGCAAATGGTTTGGCCGGCAATCGCTGGTTCCGCACAGGACTATTACGCATTGGCCTTGGCCGTGGATCATGGCCCTGGCCGCCCTATTCTTTGCTCCTGTGGACGGTCCGGGGTTTTGGCTTGTGGCCGGTTTCCTTGCAGGTGGACTGCTTCATCTTGTTTTGGACCTGGCGACTCCAGCAGGGATTCCCTTGGGGAAACCTTTTGGAAAAAAACAGAGCTTTTCGCTGTACCGGACGGGCGGGCCAGGGGAAATTATCGTTTCGGTGGCTTTGTGGGGGCTACCTGCAATCATTTTGCTGGTCAGGATTTTTTAA
- the ltrA gene encoding group II intron reverse transcriptase/maturase: protein MVDVWYSLYDRMLSRENLVKAFYKVKSSKGAAGIDGQSIDDFAGSLATNIDHLLTELQDKSYQPLAVRRVEIPKPNGGKRLLGIPAVRDRVVQQALLDILQPIFDRDFHPSSYGYRPGRSCHQAISKATMFIRTYERKWVVDMDLSKCFDTLNHDLILASFRRRVSDGSILGLLEKFLKSGVLTGDGWQASEVGSPQGGVISPLIANVYLDSFDQFMKNRGHRIVRYADDILILCQSKSAAENALNQASRYLEEELLLTVNQEKTHISHSLKGIKFLGVCIHSVMTRIQRGKVRAFKAKVKAMTRRNSPVNLEKVIADLNRLLRGFANYFRIANCKGEFSRLMRWIRRRLRAVQLKLWKKPCRLHRRLRQLGYRGEFKSIKMNSWANAASPLSHYALPNSCLHGEMGLFDLASVQTGISVSV from the coding sequence ATGGTTGACGTCTGGTACAGCCTATATGATCGAATGCTGAGCCGGGAGAACCTGGTCAAGGCATTCTACAAGGTGAAATCCTCGAAAGGAGCTGCCGGTATAGACGGCCAGTCCATCGATGATTTTGCCGGATCACTTGCGACCAATATCGATCATCTCCTGACGGAACTGCAGGACAAGAGCTACCAGCCGCTGGCCGTGCGACGGGTGGAGATCCCGAAGCCGAACGGCGGGAAACGGCTACTCGGCATACCTGCAGTCCGTGACCGTGTGGTACAGCAGGCCCTGCTGGATATACTTCAACCAATATTTGACCGCGATTTCCATCCGTCGAGCTACGGCTACCGTCCTGGTCGGAGTTGTCACCAGGCAATCAGCAAAGCCACGATGTTCATCCGGACGTACGAGCGGAAATGGGTAGTGGACATGGATCTGTCGAAATGCTTCGACACGTTGAACCATGACCTGATCCTTGCCTCGTTCCGTCGCCGGGTCAGCGATGGAAGTATTCTTGGTCTGCTGGAGAAGTTTTTGAAAAGCGGTGTTCTGACAGGAGATGGTTGGCAGGCCAGCGAGGTCGGCAGTCCGCAGGGCGGAGTTATCAGCCCGTTGATTGCCAACGTATACCTTGATTCCTTCGATCAGTTTATGAAGAATCGTGGCCACCGCATCGTCCGCTATGCGGACGACATCCTGATCCTGTGCCAGTCAAAGAGCGCAGCCGAAAATGCACTGAACCAGGCCAGTCGTTATCTTGAAGAAGAACTGCTGTTGACCGTCAACCAGGAAAAGACCCATATAAGCCACAGCCTCAAAGGGATTAAATTTCTTGGAGTTTGTATCCACTCCGTGATGACCCGAATACAGCGAGGCAAGGTGAGGGCCTTCAAGGCAAAGGTCAAGGCGATGACCCGGCGTAACTCCCCGGTGAACCTTGAGAAGGTGATAGCCGACCTCAACCGGTTGCTGAGGGGTTTTGCCAACTACTTTCGGATAGCGAACTGCAAGGGTGAGTTTTCTCGGCTGATGAGGTGGATCAGAAGACGGCTGCGTGCTGTTCAGTTGAAGCTGTGGAAAAAGCCGTGCAGGCTACACCGCAGACTGAGACAGCTGGGCTATAGAGGAGAGTTCAAAAGTATCAAGATGAACTCCTGGGCCAATGCAGCAAGTCCACTGAGCCATTATGCCCTTCCCAACAGCTGCCTGCATGGGGAAATGGGGCTCTTTGACCTCGCATCTGTACAGACCGGAATTTCTGTTTCAGTATGA